The proteins below are encoded in one region of Scleropages formosus chromosome 19, fSclFor1.1, whole genome shotgun sequence:
- the p2rx2 gene encoding P2X purinoceptor 2: MGLREFVKTFFLGFWDYETPKVMVVKNRTLGIIYRSVYLLVTTYFIWYVFISQKAYQESETRPESSVYTRMKGTALLGDTMQDMVEYVRPTEGGDVISTILRREVTYNQRQGVCAEHYSVPHANCTSDLDCTGIEVSFEGHGQRTGRCIPYYNYTFKTCEIRTWCPIEEFAAVREPALEEAINFTVYIKNTIHFPKFKVLRGNIKPKRGKYLSRCTYNEETDPYCPIFRLGYIAEQARENFSELCQTGGVIGVFINWNCDFDMDPSKCIPTYSFRRLDVRKNLPSSGYNYRFAKYYSRNDKEFRTLIKAYGIRLDVIVHGHAGKFSIIPTIINMVTAMTSVGICSLICDWILLTFIDKNEVYSEKKFDEVSEESPPVTLTDITLTSYGSIHSDLSEGVAL, encoded by the exons ATGGGGTTACGGGAGTTTGTCAAGACATTTTTTCTAGGCTTCTGGGACTATGAGACACCAAAGGTTATGGTGGTTAAAAACAGAACGCTTGGGATAATCTACAGAAGCGTGTACTTGCTTGTGACCACTTATTTCATATG GTATGTCTTCATCAGTCAGAAGGCCTACCAGGAGAGCGAAACACGGCCAGAGAGCTCTGTCTACACCAGAATGAAAGGGACGGCATTGCTGGGTGACACAATGCAGGACATGGTGGAGTACGTCAGACCCACAGAG gGTGGCGATGTCATCAGCACAATACTGCGCAGAGAGGTGACATATAACCAGAGGCAGGGTGTATGTGCCGAG CATTACTCTGTCCCTCACGCCAACTGCACATCAGATTTGGACTGCACAGGAATAGAGGTCAGCTTTGAAGGCCATG GTCAAAGAACAGGGCGCTGTATACCATATTACAACTACACCTTCAAGACCTGTGAAATCAGAACTTGGTGTCCAATTGAGGAATTTGCAGCTGTCAG AGAGCCGGCATTAGAAGAAGCCATAAATTTCACTGTATACATCAAGAACACTATTCACTTCCCAAAGTTTAAAGTTCTCAG AGGGAACATCAAGCCAAAGAGAGGCAAATATCTGAGCCGCTGTACATACAATGAGGAGACGGACCCCTATTGCCCCATCTTCCGGCTGGGCTACATTGCAGAGCAGGCCAGGGAGAATTTTAGTGAACTGTGCCAAACG GGAGGAGTGATTGGGGTCTTCATTAACTGGAACTGTGACTTTGATATGGATCCATCCAAATGCATCCCCACATATTCTTTCCGACGGCTGGATGTCCGGAAAAATCTACCCAGCTCAGGATACAACTACAG GTTTGCTAAGTATTACAGTAGAAATGACAAAGAGTTTCGCACGCTCATCAAAGCCTATGGAATTCGTCTGGATGTCATCGTCCATGGGCAT GCTGGAAAATTTAGCATCATCCCAACTATCATCAACATGGTGACTGCAATGACATCTGTTGGAATT TGTTCTCTCATTTGCGATTGGATCTTGCTCACTTTTATTGACAAGAATGAGGtctacagtgaaaaaaaatttgatgaG GTCTCTGAAGAATCTCCTCCTGTCACATTGACTGATATCACTCTCACAAGCTATGGCTCAATCCACTCAGACCTTTCAGAGGGTGTGGCACTATGA